One Kangiella geojedonensis DNA segment encodes these proteins:
- the miaE gene encoding tRNA-(ms[2]io[6]A)-hydroxylase → MAEKLAEKAVDITPIHQFLYCSTPQAWLEYALSDLETLLIDHAHCEKKAAATAVKLMFRYPEHIDLLKKLSQLIREEVLHFEQVLEFIEQQNIKYRAIKPSRYAAGLHQFVSKDEPQRLIDALIIGGIIEARSCERFHALVPYLKDTYPDLAKYYRFLLKSESRHFMDYIDLAKQYASEPIDERLEFFLAKEKELIESPDPLFRFHSGVPVHD, encoded by the coding sequence ATGGCAGAAAAGTTAGCGGAAAAAGCCGTTGATATCACTCCTATTCATCAATTTTTATACTGCAGCACTCCACAGGCATGGCTTGAGTATGCGCTGTCAGATTTAGAAACATTACTCATTGATCATGCTCACTGCGAGAAAAAAGCCGCAGCCACCGCTGTAAAGCTTATGTTCCGCTATCCTGAACATATTGACCTGTTGAAAAAGTTATCGCAGCTTATTCGAGAAGAGGTGCTTCATTTTGAGCAGGTTCTAGAGTTTATTGAGCAACAAAATATTAAATATCGTGCGATCAAACCCTCACGCTATGCCGCTGGCTTGCATCAGTTTGTTTCAAAAGATGAGCCTCAGCGGTTAATTGATGCACTGATTATTGGTGGCATTATCGAAGCACGATCATGTGAGCGTTTTCATGCACTTGTTCCCTACTTGAAAGATACGTATCCTGACTTAGCGAAGTATTATCGCTTTTTATTGAAGTCAGAGTCGCGTCACTTTATGGACTATATCGATCTTGCAAAGCAGTATGCGAGCGAACCGATTGATGAACGCTTAGAGTTTTTCTTAGCCAAAGAAAAAGAACTTATTGAGTCGCCAGATCCATTATTCCGTTTCCACTCTGGCGTACCCGTACATGACTAA
- the cysS gene encoding cysteine--tRNA ligase, producing the protein MLQIYNNLNRQKEPFKPLEEGKVSMYVCGVTVYDLCHIGHARTYAAFDVINRYLKFKGYDVNYVRNITDIDDKIINRANETDQAFEDVTEKFIGEMYQDFDAIGLQRPDIEPRATATMAEIIEMNQTLIEKGAAYATEDGDVYFHVPAYDDYGKLSRQDLTQLNAGERIDVRDSKKDPMDFALWKAAKPGEPSWDSPWGQGRPGWHIECSAMSKKCLGETFDIHGGGSDLQFPHHENEIAQSECANGCTFAKTWIHTGMVQVDKEKMSKSLGNFFTIRDVLKQYRAESVRYFLMSGHYRSQLSYTQANIESADASLERLYTALRGVDLSQATGESLDIMEKAQTDFVKAMDDDFNVPEAMPVLFDLAKEVNRLKASDMPKAATIAVKLKELAGVLSLLQQDPEEFLKSAAGDSDVSDDEIDALIQQRLQARADKNWALADKIRDQLNALNIELEDGAGGTSWRRK; encoded by the coding sequence ATGTTACAGATTTACAACAACTTAAACCGTCAAAAAGAACCTTTCAAGCCATTAGAAGAAGGCAAGGTATCCATGTATGTGTGTGGCGTGACGGTTTATGATCTGTGTCATATTGGACATGCGCGCACTTATGCAGCTTTTGACGTGATTAATCGCTATCTAAAGTTTAAAGGTTATGACGTCAACTATGTCCGCAACATCACGGATATTGACGACAAAATCATCAACCGCGCCAATGAAACTGACCAAGCCTTCGAGGATGTGACGGAAAAGTTCATTGGCGAAATGTATCAAGACTTTGATGCCATTGGCCTTCAACGTCCAGATATTGAGCCGCGTGCCACTGCTACCATGGCTGAAATCATCGAGATGAACCAAACCTTGATTGAAAAGGGTGCGGCCTATGCCACGGAAGACGGTGATGTCTATTTCCATGTCCCAGCCTACGATGATTACGGTAAATTAAGCCGCCAAGACTTAACACAACTCAATGCGGGCGAGCGTATTGATGTTCGTGACTCGAAAAAGGATCCGATGGATTTTGCCTTATGGAAAGCAGCAAAGCCAGGCGAGCCTTCATGGGATTCGCCGTGGGGTCAAGGGCGTCCTGGTTGGCATATTGAATGTTCTGCCATGAGCAAAAAGTGCTTAGGCGAAACTTTTGATATTCATGGTGGTGGTTCAGATTTACAGTTCCCACACCATGAAAACGAAATCGCGCAGTCAGAATGTGCTAACGGTTGCACCTTTGCCAAGACTTGGATTCACACCGGCATGGTGCAAGTAGATAAAGAAAAGATGTCAAAATCGCTTGGCAACTTTTTCACCATCCGTGATGTATTGAAGCAATATCGTGCGGAATCGGTGCGCTATTTCTTAATGAGCGGCCACTATCGCAGTCAGCTGAGTTATACGCAGGCCAATATTGAATCCGCTGACGCCAGTTTAGAGCGCTTGTACACGGCACTAAGAGGTGTGGATTTATCGCAAGCCACAGGCGAGTCTTTGGACATTATGGAAAAAGCACAAACTGATTTTGTCAAAGCGATGGATGATGACTTTAATGTGCCAGAAGCCATGCCTGTGTTGTTTGACTTAGCCAAAGAAGTCAACCGCCTGAAAGCTAGCGATATGCCCAAAGCGGCAACTATCGCGGTGAAACTGAAAGAGCTCGCTGGCGTGTTGAGTTTGTTGCAGCAAGATCCTGAGGAGTTCTTAAAGTCCGCCGCCGGTGACAGCGATGTGTCTGATGACGAAATTGATGCCTTGATCCAACAGCGTCTACAAGCTCGCGCCGATAAAAACTGGGCGCTTGCTGATAAAATTCGAGATCAACTTAATGCTCTGAATATCGAGCTAGAGGATGGGGCGGGTGGTACAAGCTGGCGTCGTAAGTAG
- the pepE gene encoding dipeptidase PepE, whose translation MTVEKLSPKNLLLLSSSREGQTAYLEHALPMIDSFLDSNIKQVLFIPYAGFAMGYDAYEEKVNQPFQTIGKEVVSIHRFDDPVKAVQEADAIAIGGGNTFHLLKALYDNELIDAIRKRVDEGMPYMGWSAGSNVAGLTICTTNDMPIVEPRSFNALALVNFQINPHYTDYQPPNHNGETRAERLFEYVRANPHRYVVGTREGTALQLKDNRLTLIGNKPGLVFRDGEKIRPIKCNTDISWLL comes from the coding sequence ATGACTGTTGAAAAATTGTCCCCCAAGAATTTATTACTCTTAAGTTCGTCAAGAGAAGGTCAAACGGCTTATCTTGAGCACGCTTTGCCGATGATCGATAGTTTCTTAGATAGTAACATTAAGCAGGTTTTATTCATTCCTTATGCTGGTTTTGCTATGGGTTATGATGCTTATGAAGAGAAGGTTAACCAGCCGTTTCAAACTATTGGCAAAGAGGTTGTATCGATTCATCGCTTTGATGATCCGGTTAAAGCGGTGCAAGAAGCTGATGCCATCGCTATCGGTGGTGGCAATACATTCCATTTACTAAAAGCTTTGTATGACAATGAGCTCATCGACGCCATTCGTAAGCGCGTTGATGAAGGAATGCCGTATATGGGCTGGAGCGCTGGCTCAAATGTTGCAGGATTAACTATCTGCACCACAAACGACATGCCAATTGTTGAGCCTAGAAGCTTTAACGCCTTAGCGTTAGTGAACTTTCAGATTAACCCTCACTATACCGATTACCAGCCACCGAACCATAATGGTGAAACCCGTGCTGAGCGTTTGTTTGAATATGTCCGTGCCAATCCGCATCGCTATGTGGTGGGTACTCGAGAAGGAACTGCGCTTCAACTTAAAGACAATCGTCTTACATTAATCGGCAATAAACCGGGCTTAGTGTTCCGTGATGGAGAGAAAATTCGACCAATCAAATGCAATACTGACATAAGCTGGTTGCTTTAG
- a CDS encoding UDP-2,3-diacylglucosamine diphosphatase has translation MTLVISDLHLCEERPDLTALFEHFMQEIAPQSNELYVLGDLYESWIGDDDDSTFVESTIALFKAYSDSGKKLYFQHGNRDFLLGDTFADKTGGELLPEVHPIQLGDKQAIMMHGDSLCWDDKEYMQFREMVRSEQWQQQLLSQPLEVRRGIAADLRGKSREAQENKASAITDVHPQAVEEVLKDHKAQVLIHGHTHRPDFHDIEVEGKHCQRIVLSDWGEKGHYLTIEGDSVAEHYFTI, from the coding sequence ATGACGTTAGTAATTTCCGACCTACACCTTTGCGAAGAGCGCCCCGATTTAACGGCGCTCTTTGAGCATTTTATGCAGGAAATCGCGCCACAGTCTAACGAGCTGTATGTGCTCGGTGATTTATACGAAAGCTGGATTGGCGATGATGATGACTCCACATTTGTTGAGTCAACAATCGCGCTTTTTAAAGCTTATTCTGACAGTGGAAAAAAGTTGTACTTCCAACACGGAAACCGTGACTTCTTATTAGGTGATACATTCGCTGATAAAACAGGTGGCGAGTTGTTACCTGAAGTACATCCTATCCAGCTTGGCGATAAACAAGCCATTATGATGCATGGTGATAGCCTGTGTTGGGATGACAAAGAGTATATGCAGTTTCGTGAAATGGTGCGCTCCGAGCAGTGGCAACAACAATTATTGTCACAACCGCTAGAAGTACGCAGAGGTATCGCGGCTGACTTACGTGGTAAAAGTCGCGAAGCTCAAGAGAACAAAGCCAGCGCCATCACTGACGTTCACCCTCAAGCGGTTGAAGAGGTGCTGAAAGACCACAAAGCGCAGGTATTAATTCACGGTCATACCCATCGCCCAGACTTTCACGATATCGAAGTCGAGGGTAAACACTGTCAGCGAATCGTTTTAAGTGACTGGGGCGAAAAAGGTCATTACCTAACGATTGAGGGTGATTCGGTAGCTGAGCACTACTTTACTATCTAA
- the tig gene encoding trigger factor, with product MQVSVEASNGLERKLVIDVPAENIDGAVQKRLQEMTRTVKMNGFRPGKVPFKVVKKRYGDAVRQEILGEVMQRNYFEAIQKEELTPAGYPQLELIENKDGENLKFSATFEVYPQVEVADLSDLEIEKPASDVSDDDLSKMMDTLREQRASWVEVKRKAKEGDQVVIDFKGFIDGEAFQGGEATQFPLEIGAGNMIPGFEDQLVGASADSDVEVKVTFPEDYHVEDLKGKEATFETHVHVVNKKELPTVTELAEQLGADDLAALKDDVKKNMERELRNAIKSRVKGAVMDKLIEKHEFDMPKAMVDQEIDRMRQEMAQRMNAPKDQTPDLPADLFEEQATRRVKLGLVVAEIIKSEELKADEAKVRAQVEDLASVYEEPQEVIEWYYGDPQRLREVESLVLEDSVVDLVLEKAKVTEKAVKFDELLNTNQQ from the coding sequence ATGCAAGTTTCAGTTGAAGCCAGTAACGGTTTAGAAAGAAAATTAGTTATCGATGTGCCTGCCGAGAATATCGACGGCGCAGTTCAAAAACGCCTTCAAGAAATGACACGTACCGTTAAAATGAACGGTTTCCGTCCAGGCAAAGTCCCTTTTAAAGTCGTTAAAAAGCGTTACGGTGATGCCGTTCGCCAAGAGATTCTTGGTGAAGTTATGCAGCGTAACTATTTTGAAGCGATTCAAAAAGAAGAGTTAACGCCAGCCGGTTATCCTCAACTTGAGTTAATCGAAAATAAAGATGGCGAAAACCTTAAGTTCTCAGCAACTTTCGAAGTCTATCCGCAAGTAGAAGTTGCAGACCTTTCTGATTTAGAAATTGAAAAGCCAGCCTCAGACGTGAGCGATGATGATCTGTCAAAAATGATGGATACACTTCGTGAGCAACGCGCTTCATGGGTTGAAGTTAAGCGTAAGGCAAAAGAAGGTGACCAAGTGGTTATCGACTTTAAAGGCTTTATCGATGGTGAAGCGTTCCAAGGCGGAGAAGCTACTCAGTTCCCACTAGAAATCGGTGCTGGTAACATGATCCCTGGTTTCGAAGACCAGCTAGTAGGCGCTTCAGCTGATAGCGACGTCGAAGTTAAAGTGACTTTCCCTGAAGATTACCACGTAGAAGATTTGAAGGGCAAAGAAGCTACTTTCGAGACTCACGTTCACGTGGTTAACAAGAAAGAATTGCCTACAGTAACTGAGCTTGCAGAGCAGCTAGGCGCTGATGATTTAGCGGCATTGAAAGATGACGTTAAGAAAAACATGGAGCGTGAACTTCGTAACGCTATTAAATCACGCGTTAAAGGCGCTGTGATGGATAAGCTTATTGAAAAGCATGAATTCGATATGCCTAAAGCGATGGTTGATCAAGAGATCGACCGTATGCGTCAAGAAATGGCACAGCGTATGAACGCTCCTAAAGATCAAACGCCTGATCTTCCTGCTGACTTATTCGAAGAGCAAGCAACTCGTCGCGTTAAGCTAGGTTTAGTGGTTGCAGAAATCATTAAGTCTGAAGAGCTTAAAGCAGACGAAGCTAAAGTTCGCGCACAGGTTGAAGACTTAGCGTCTGTTTACGAAGAGCCACAAGAAGTGATCGAATGGTACTATGGCGACCCTCAGCGTTTACGCGAAGTAGAGTCGTTGGTATTAGAAGACTCTGTGGTTGACTTGGTGCTAGAAAAAGCTAAAGTAACCGAGAAAGCCGTTAAGTTTGACGAGTTGCTAAATACGAACCAACAGTAA
- a CDS encoding phosphatidate cytidylyltransferase, whose protein sequence is MLFDFESMRAVTQVFVFLLAGLSLATVIGWVLSLTNKQKDYTELKQRINSWWIMIGIFGLALVMGPLVTVLLFAMLSFIALKEYFSMTPTRLVDRKVLFWAYLTIPLQYYWIATGWYGMFIIFIPVYAFLFIPFRMVLAGETKNYLRAVGNIHWGLMLTVFTLSHLAYLVMLPSEGEYQSLTMSGDGAALLLYLVMLTQLNDVAQYVWGKILGTTPIAPTISPNKTREGLIGGVITTGVLAMILAGLLTPMIWWQGLLVGLGIGIAGFIGDVSLSAIKRDIGIKDSGQLIPGHGGILDRLDSLTFTAPLFFHVMRYFYF, encoded by the coding sequence ATGTTATTTGATTTTGAAAGTATGAGGGCAGTAACTCAAGTCTTTGTGTTTCTATTGGCGGGGCTGTCTTTGGCAACGGTGATTGGCTGGGTATTATCGCTGACGAATAAACAGAAAGATTACACCGAGTTAAAGCAGCGTATTAATTCGTGGTGGATCATGATTGGTATTTTTGGCCTAGCGTTAGTAATGGGGCCTTTAGTGACTGTGTTGCTGTTTGCCATGCTGAGTTTTATCGCGCTAAAAGAGTATTTCTCGATGACGCCGACGCGGTTGGTGGATCGTAAAGTATTGTTCTGGGCCTACTTGACCATCCCACTTCAGTACTACTGGATTGCGACTGGCTGGTACGGCATGTTCATTATTTTTATCCCTGTTTATGCCTTCCTCTTCATACCATTCCGCATGGTGCTGGCTGGCGAAACAAAAAACTATTTACGCGCAGTAGGTAATATTCACTGGGGCTTAATGTTAACGGTCTTTACGTTAAGTCATCTTGCGTACTTGGTAATGTTACCGAGCGAAGGGGAGTATCAGTCGTTAACCATGTCAGGCGACGGAGCAGCGTTACTGCTTTACCTCGTGATGCTGACTCAGCTAAATGATGTGGCGCAATATGTTTGGGGTAAGATTTTGGGCACAACGCCAATTGCACCGACTATTAGCCCTAACAAAACACGTGAAGGTTTAATTGGTGGTGTCATTACCACAGGTGTACTCGCCATGATTTTAGCAGGGTTGTTAACGCCAATGATCTGGTGGCAGGGCCTGTTGGTTGGTTTGGGTATTGGTATCGCAGGCTTTATTGGTGACGTATCTCTATCAGCGATTAAACGTGATATTGGTATTAAAGACTCAGGTCAGTTAATCCCTGGTCATGGCGGTATCTTGGATCGCCTCGATAGTCTGACGTTTACTGCGCCCTTGTTCTTCCACGTTATGCGCTACTTTTACTTCTAA
- a CDS encoding DUF924 family protein: MSFDENAYQELTEEVITFWFGAPDSAELGANRAIWFDSNPAFDDEIRERFGEANQQAAAGQLDAMMQTQRGSLALIILLDQFSRNIYRGKAEAFANDLKARDVAQQSLDKRFDQGLLTVQRKFMYLPFEHAEDLTLQDKSVELFITLGDNNSTSHALCHRDQIIRFGRFPDRNRALGRKSTLAEQRFLEKPFC; encoded by the coding sequence ATGTCTTTTGATGAAAACGCTTACCAAGAGCTCACCGAAGAGGTGATAACATTTTGGTTTGGTGCACCCGACTCTGCCGAGTTGGGTGCCAACCGTGCTATTTGGTTTGACTCTAATCCTGCGTTTGATGATGAAATTCGTGAGCGTTTTGGGGAAGCCAACCAGCAAGCCGCTGCTGGTCAACTGGATGCCATGATGCAAACTCAACGAGGCTCGCTAGCGTTAATTATTCTACTGGACCAGTTTTCAAGGAATATCTATCGCGGTAAGGCTGAAGCCTTTGCGAATGATTTGAAAGCAAGGGATGTAGCTCAACAGTCGCTGGATAAACGCTTTGATCAAGGCCTTTTAACCGTTCAACGTAAGTTTATGTACTTACCTTTTGAGCATGCTGAAGATCTGACCTTGCAAGATAAAAGCGTTGAATTGTTTATAACACTTGGCGATAACAATTCGACCAGTCACGCTCTGTGTCATCGTGATCAAATTATTCGTTTTGGTCGTTTCCCCGACCGCAATAGAGCCTTAGGAAGGAAAAGTACTTTGGCTGAGCAAAGGTTTCTGGAAAAACCGTTTTGCTAG
- the folD gene encoding bifunctional methylenetetrahydrofolate dehydrogenase/methenyltetrahydrofolate cyclohydrolase FolD, translating to MTAQILDGNAISAKVKDELALKVKARLDKGLRAPGLAVILVGVDPASQIYVNKKVEACEKVGFISRKIVMEDDTTQDALLEQIDLLNDDPAIDGILVQLPLPAHLDSNVILERIKADKDVDGFHPYNMGRLAQKMPTMRPCTPYGVMVMLKETGIDLIGKDAVVVGVSNIVGRPMGLELLMERCTVTFTHSKTKDLAKKVSEADIVVVGVGIPNMVKGDWIKPGAIVIDVGINRLESGKLAGDVEFDVAKERASWITPVPGGVGPMTVAMLMSNTLFACEHLHD from the coding sequence ATGACTGCTCAAATCCTTGATGGCAATGCCATCTCAGCCAAAGTTAAAGACGAATTAGCCCTAAAAGTAAAGGCTCGCCTAGACAAAGGCCTGCGCGCGCCGGGTCTGGCGGTGATCCTTGTTGGAGTGGATCCCGCGTCTCAAATCTATGTTAACAAAAAGGTCGAAGCTTGTGAAAAGGTTGGCTTCATTTCTCGCAAAATTGTGATGGAAGATGACACAACACAAGACGCCCTGCTTGAACAGATCGATTTGCTGAATGACGACCCAGCCATTGACGGAATTTTGGTTCAATTACCGCTACCGGCTCATTTGGATTCGAACGTTATTCTTGAGCGAATCAAAGCAGATAAAGATGTTGATGGTTTCCACCCTTATAATATGGGCCGCTTGGCACAAAAGATGCCTACGATGCGTCCATGTACGCCTTATGGTGTCATGGTGATGCTGAAAGAAACGGGGATCGACCTAATCGGTAAAGACGCCGTAGTGGTTGGCGTATCCAACATTGTGGGCCGACCTATGGGCTTAGAACTACTGATGGAACGCTGCACAGTAACCTTTACTCACAGTAAAACCAAAGACTTAGCGAAAAAAGTCTCGGAAGCAGATATTGTGGTTGTTGGCGTAGGTATTCCTAACATGGTCAAAGGCGACTGGATCAAGCCGGGTGCCATTGTGATTGATGTTGGCATTAATCGTCTTGAAAGCGGCAAACTGGCAGGCGATGTTGAGTTTGACGTTGCTAAAGAGCGCGCTTCATGGATTACACCCGTTCCAGGCGGTGTTGGTCCCATGACCGTTGCCATGCTGATGAGCAACACCCTTTTTGCTTGCGAACACCTGCACGACTAA
- a CDS encoding CDP-alcohol phosphatidyltransferase family protein, whose amino-acid sequence MISVYQLKPKFQQLLRPLTNGLAKAGVTANQVTVFAMLLSIATGAFIVWQQSLVWFYLLPAVLFVRMALNAIDGMLAREHNQKSKLGAYLNELGDVVSDTALFLPLFILPQVSPWLVGAFIFMAILVEFVGVMASMVGKQRQYQGPMGKSDRALVLGLLGIVLPLWPAMGSYINYVLMGAIALSVVTMINRIRAAL is encoded by the coding sequence ATGATTTCAGTCTATCAACTCAAACCTAAGTTTCAGCAACTATTACGACCGCTGACTAACGGTCTAGCGAAGGCGGGCGTTACAGCGAATCAAGTGACGGTCTTCGCGATGCTATTAAGCATTGCTACGGGGGCTTTCATCGTGTGGCAACAAAGTCTCGTCTGGTTTTATCTTCTTCCTGCCGTGTTGTTTGTGCGCATGGCGTTGAACGCTATTGACGGCATGTTAGCGCGTGAGCACAACCAAAAGTCTAAGCTAGGTGCTTACCTGAATGAGCTGGGCGACGTTGTTTCCGATACTGCGTTGTTTTTACCGTTATTTATCTTGCCTCAGGTGTCCCCATGGCTCGTTGGTGCTTTTATTTTTATGGCGATTCTTGTTGAGTTTGTGGGGGTGATGGCGTCAATGGTGGGCAAGCAACGTCAGTACCAAGGCCCCATGGGGAAAAGTGATCGAGCATTAGTGTTAGGTCTATTAGGAATTGTTTTACCACTTTGGCCAGCGATGGGCAGTTACATTAATTATGTGCTGATGGGTGCGATTGCGCTATCGGTGGTGACAATGATTAACCGCATCAGAGCAGCGCTTTAA
- a CDS encoding helix-turn-helix domain-containing protein gives MSRQTTQLLETLKQHLRSQGVTYKDLAKHLSMSEANVKRIFSQNKLSVERLEVICNLLHMDILQLAQSAQSQQHKISELTLEQEEELITDYRLLLVAQLCLSDWTFEDMLARYQFTEHQLIQYLAKLDRIHFIELLPNNRIRKRVSPHFKWQTDGPVRKFFAEHIQSEFFNSRFDQPTEKILFISGMLSDESNKKIQELIEELGTAYRQQLSQDKSLTLDEKKGTSLVVGLRNWELSVFNDLRRKSA, from the coding sequence ATGAGCAGACAAACAACGCAGTTACTAGAAACATTAAAGCAGCACCTGCGTAGCCAGGGTGTGACCTATAAAGACTTAGCCAAGCATTTATCCATGAGTGAAGCTAACGTTAAACGCATCTTTTCACAAAACAAGCTGTCAGTAGAACGTTTAGAGGTAATCTGCAACCTACTTCACATGGATATACTCCAGCTTGCACAGAGCGCGCAAAGTCAACAGCACAAGATTTCTGAGTTAACCTTGGAGCAAGAAGAAGAGTTAATCACGGATTACCGGTTATTACTGGTCGCTCAACTGTGTTTATCCGATTGGACGTTTGAGGATATGTTAGCGCGCTACCAGTTTACAGAACATCAACTGATTCAGTACTTGGCTAAACTGGATCGCATACATTTTATTGAGCTACTGCCCAATAACCGGATACGGAAAAGAGTAAGCCCGCACTTTAAATGGCAAACGGATGGCCCAGTACGCAAGTTCTTCGCCGAGCATATTCAAAGTGAGTTTTTTAACTCACGTTTTGATCAGCCCACGGAAAAGATTTTATTTATTTCAGGCATGCTCAGCGACGAATCCAACAAAAAGATTCAGGAGTTAATTGAGGAATTGGGTACTGCTTATCGACAACAGTTAAGCCAAGACAAAAGTTTAACCTTGGATGAAAAGAAAGGGACAAGCTTAGTGGTTGGTTTGAGAAACTGGGAGTTATCGGTGTTTAATGATTTGAGAAGGAAGTCAGCCTGA
- the clpP gene encoding ATP-dependent Clp endopeptidase proteolytic subunit ClpP, with the protein MSKIDQPISNALIPMVVEQTSRGERSYDIYSRLLKERVIFCVGPVEDNMANSIMAQMLFLESDNPDKDIYLYINSPGGVVTAGMGIYDTMQFIRPDVSTVCVGQAASMGALLLAGGAAGKRHCLPNSRMMIHQPLGGFQGQASDIAIHAQEIYEMKKRLNGILAHHCDKPVEQVEKDTDRDNFLSAEEAVDYGLVDSIISSRK; encoded by the coding sequence ATGAGCAAAATTGATCAACCCATCAGCAATGCTTTAATTCCAATGGTTGTGGAGCAAACCTCGCGTGGCGAGCGCTCTTATGACATCTACTCACGCCTATTGAAAGAGCGTGTTATTTTCTGTGTTGGCCCTGTTGAAGATAATATGGCTAACTCTATCATGGCTCAGATGTTGTTCCTTGAGTCGGATAACCCTGATAAAGATATCTACTTGTACATCAACTCACCTGGTGGTGTGGTGACTGCAGGTATGGGGATTTATGACACCATGCAGTTTATTCGTCCTGATGTATCGACGGTCTGTGTGGGGCAGGCGGCGAGCATGGGAGCTTTATTGCTAGCCGGTGGCGCTGCAGGTAAACGTCACTGCTTGCCCAATTCGCGCATGATGATCCATCAGCCGCTAGGTGGCTTCCAGGGTCAGGCATCGGATATTGCGATTCATGCGCAAGAGATCTACGAGATGAAGAAACGTTTGAACGGAATCTTGGCGCATCACTGTGACAAGCCGGTTGAGCAAGTAGAAAAAGATACTGACCGTGATAACTTCTTATCTGCAGAAGAAGCAGTGGATTACGGGCTGGTCGACTCTATCATTAGCTCACGTAAGTAG
- a CDS encoding peptidylprolyl isomerase, protein MSNPTVTFTTNHGDITLELYQDKAPETVKNFLSYVEEGHYDGTIFHRVIPNFMIQGGGFTADMEQKETKEPIANEANNGLANEVGTVAMARTMEPHSASCQFFINVNDNDFLNFKNESMNGWGYCVFGKVTEGMDVVNAIKEVPTGSYSMHQDVPTETVLIEKAEING, encoded by the coding sequence ATGAGCAATCCTACAGTCACGTTCACCACCAACCACGGCGACATCACTCTTGAGTTATATCAGGACAAAGCGCCTGAAACGGTTAAGAATTTCTTGAGCTATGTTGAAGAAGGTCATTATGACGGTACGATTTTCCACCGCGTGATTCCTAACTTTATGATTCAGGGTGGCGGTTTTACGGCGGATATGGAGCAGAAAGAGACCAAGGAGCCAATTGCTAACGAAGCGAATAATGGCTTAGCCAACGAAGTCGGCACCGTTGCTATGGCCCGCACTATGGAGCCACACTCAGCATCGTGCCAGTTCTTTATTAACGTTAATGATAACGACTTCTTGAACTTTAAAAATGAATCTATGAACGGCTGGGGTTACTGTGTATTCGGTAAAGTCACTGAAGGTATGGACGTGGTTAACGCCATTAAAGAAGTTCCTACAGGCAGTTACAGCATGCACCAAGATGTTCCGACTGAGACAGTGCTTATCGAGAAAGCTGAGATTAACGGCTAA
- a CDS encoding lysophospholipid acyltransferase family protein, which yields MKYINLALRWLFFAVIIKPIVKIVIGLRYQNTPILPKDGPAILIANHNSHLDTMVLISLLPLNILHKVKPVAAADYFLKNKFLAWFALNIIGILPIERQGKDKSVNPIEQCAKALDSGKILIFFPEGSRGEPEKMTDLKYGVVKLAERCPNVPLYPIYMHGLGKTLPKGDALFVPFFCDVVFSEPMTYEANSEGFYENVKTRFATLQDSVKLPKWD from the coding sequence ATGAAGTACATTAACTTAGCACTTCGTTGGTTGTTTTTTGCCGTGATCATTAAGCCTATCGTCAAAATCGTTATTGGCTTGCGTTATCAAAATACGCCTATTCTTCCGAAGGATGGGCCTGCAATTTTGATCGCCAATCATAATAGCCACCTTGATACCATGGTGTTGATTTCATTATTACCACTGAACATATTGCATAAAGTGAAACCAGTAGCCGCTGCGGACTATTTCTTAAAAAATAAATTTTTGGCGTGGTTTGCCTTAAATATTATCGGTATTTTGCCGATTGAGCGTCAGGGTAAAGATAAAAGCGTTAACCCAATTGAGCAGTGCGCGAAAGCACTCGATAGCGGCAAGATCTTAATTTTCTTCCCAGAAGGTTCACGTGGCGAGCCAGAGAAGATGACCGATTTGAAATATGGCGTGGTAAAGCTGGCTGAACGCTGTCCTAATGTTCCACTTTACCCAATTTATATGCACGGCCTAGGAAAGACTTTGCCCAAAGGCGATGCACTATTTGTACCGTTTTTTTGCGATGTGGTGTTTTCAGAACCGATGACATATGAAGCAAATAGTGAAGGCTTTTATGAAAACGTCAAAACACGCTTCGCTACCTTGCAGGATTCGGTTAAGTTACCGAAGTGGGATTAG